A stretch of the Hippoglossus hippoglossus isolate fHipHip1 chromosome 1, fHipHip1.pri, whole genome shotgun sequence genome encodes the following:
- the stox2a gene encoding storkhead-box protein 2 isoform X1 — protein sequence MEKFLQIAPHSLALVLSRVCRGDEEENKDEEDSPSSSSSSSSSSPPLSVTSQHRTGYEVFASFKAVNMQHFWNQALTRALSEILFLGWLDEHVLLVQGREAHLQVLRNGWTRRTLRPPLGFDIKCMGDVSPISMSPISQSQFIPLGEILCLAISAMNSAHKPVNQEALVEHLTASFPGVPTPSSEVLRHTLNMLVRERKIYPTPEGYFIVTPQTYFITPSLIRTNNKWYHLDDRLQERQPQQQQQQQQQQQPQQCTSPPSGNVTPSTHLRERPPRKSHGDSYNSYRDEPARLHASALQSKSPKEHRGDSYQSKPPKDHGGGEPQPSTTAKEHRGEPPSYPHPPLPSPPVQQKSPPQEPADKSKSITSFAYKTDTLTKKKEGSGGSGTGEKQSKRFGLRLFRLSFKKDKMRQLATFSAQFPPEEWPLRDEEVPTTPIPREVEMEIIRRINPDLTVENVARHTAVMKRLEEERTQKNKVGSSAQHSARSRRGRGHRRAPHGKSRSHSKPRTSRGDPSEGSNWDLVFMERDYRFFSHSLVRSPREAMYTLERRRSGGATYLVHSNPNITESSCPVTPEWDVSGELAKRRTEMPFPEPSRGTCQSRVQRSHSHNQDRKSRHERSDQAKERSRSMDNSLKGLSLGAPEDFDPSLEERSHYYTDDGTLRATQKSSHYSRIMFSAAKFHSDFNVPDMGKGSLDESRIRSTIERNKSRDSLPTYNELMGLSPKPSTDEYFQCNTSNETILTAPSPQAKSEYDTLTSSGGLRKGSPADRQTPHLTSPHTMEYKEDLSAAKGQNGSVRLTPSQTPEPVQNARLTPHQHNVDPGGGGGSMVIKRKEIFSKDTLFKPPHNALSTGYVDSSYTKSGTLRKASHAKSTEALDNPEPQQPSNSATSSASPAVLQGCLEPIVPSASFDYYNVSDDEEEEEAEEDSHKELATTEDNKDHGEGGGNGGGGGGVGEGTMQWLLEREKDHDLQRKLETNLTLLSPKETENSSSQKSAHSARLDSMDSSSVTVDSGFNSPRTRESLASNTSSIVESNRRQNPALSPGHIGTSGIGLPFSFRAIPEPPTTQPEKLQKSSNCLASITSV from the exons ATGGAGAAGTTCCTGCAGATCGCTCCTCACTCTCTGGCTCTGGTGCTGTCCCGCGTCTGCAggggtgatgaagaggagaataaagatgaagaggactcgccatcatcatcatcatcatcatcatcatcatcaccaccgcTCTCGGTTACTTCACAGCATCGCACCGGCTACGAGGTCTTCGCCAGTTTCAAGGCCGTGAACATGCAGCATTTCTGGAACCAGGCTCTGACGCGCGCCCTCTCTGAGATCCTGTTCCTCGGCTGGTTGGACGAACATGTGCTGCTGGTGCAGGGCAGAGAGGCTCATCTGCAGGTGCTCAGGAACGGCTGGACCAGGAGGACGCTGAGGCCCCCACTGGGCTTTGACATCAAGTGCATGG gtgacGTGTCTCCGATCAGTATGTCACCCATCAGCCAGTCACAGTTCATCCCGCTGGGGGAGATCTTGTGCCTGGCCATCTCTGCTATGAACTCTGCCCACAAGCCCGTCAACCAGGAGGCTCTGGTGGAGCACCTCACTGCCAGCTTCCCAG gcGTGCCTACACCCAGCTCTGAGGTTCTGCGACATACCCTGAACATGCTGGTGCGAGAGCGGAAGATCTACCCAACTCCAGAGGGCTACTTCATCGTCACTCCCCAGACCTACTTTATCACCCCCTCCCTCATCAGAACCAACAACAAGTGGTATCACCTGGACGATCGGCTGCAAGAGCGCcaaccgcagcagcagcagcagcagcagcagcagcagcaacctcAGCAGTGCACTTCGCCTCCGTCTGGCAACGTCACGCCATCCACTCACCTGAGAGAGAGGCCTCCTCGGAAGAGCCACGGTGACTCATACAACTCGTACCGCGACGAGCCCGCCAGACTTCACGCCTCTGCGCTCCAGAGTAAGTCACCGAAGGAGCACAGGGGAGATTCGTATCAAAGTAAGCCACCCAAGGACCACGGCGGCGGGGAACCTCAACCGAGCACGACGGCCAAGGAGCACCGAGGAGAACCGCCTTCgtacccccaccccccactcccctcccctcctgtccAGCAGAAATCGCCACCTCAAGAGCCAGCCGACAAGAGCAAAAGCATCACTTCTTTCGCTTATAAAACTGACACTCTGaccaaaaagaaagaaggaagtgGTGGCAGCGGAACTGGCGAGAAGCAATCCAAGAGGTTTGGACTCAGACTCTTCAGACTGAGTTTCAAGAAGGACAAAATGCGGCAGCTGGCCACCTTCTCAGCCCAGTTCCCCCCGGAGGAGTGGCCTCTTCGTGACGAGGAAGTGCCAACCACGCCCATTCCCCGCGAGGTGGAGATGGAGATTATCCGCCGAATCAACCCCGACCTAACAGTGGAGAATGTGGCAAGGCACACGGCCGTGATGAAGAGGCTGGAGGAAGAGCGTACGCAGAAGAACAAGGTGGGGTCGTCGGCCCAGCACAGTGCGCgcagcaggagagggaggggccACCGGAGGGCTCCACACGGTAAGTCCCGCTCTCATAGCAAACCCCGGACCTCTAGGGGGGACCCGTCTGAGGGTTCAAACTGGGACCTCGTGTTCATGGAAAGAGATTACCGCTTCTTCAGCCACTCGCTCGTCCGCTCGCCTCGGGAGGCCATGTACACGTTGGAGCGCAGGCGGAGTGGTGGCGCAACGTATCTGGTCCACAGCAACCCCAACATTACTGAATCGTCCTGCCCTGTTACCCCTGAGTGGGACGTGTCTGGGGAGCTGGCCAAGAGACGGACGGAGATGCCCTTCCCCGAACCGTCGCGCGGGACGTGCCAGTCCAGAGTGCAGAGAAGTCACAGTCACAATCAGGACAGGAAGTCGCGTCACGAGAGGTCCGATCAAGCTAAAGAGCGATCTCGGTCAATGGACAACTCCCTCAAGGGCCTGTCGCTGGGTGCGCCTGAAGACTTCGACCCCAGTCTGGAGGAGCGTAGTCACTACTACACTGATGATGGCACCCTGCGGGCCACACAGAAGTCCTCCCACTACTCAAGGATCATGTTCTCTGCTGCTAAGTTCCACTCTGACTTTAATGTGCCTGATATGGGGAAGGGGAGTTTGGACGAGTCAAGGATTCGGAGTACAATAGAAAGGAACAAAAGCAGAGACAGCTTGCCTACGTACAATGAGCTAATGGGACTTTCTCCTAAGCCCTCAACAGATGAGTACTTCCAGTGCAATACGTCAAACGAAACAATCCTAACTGCCCCTTCGCCTCAGGCAAAATCAGAATATGACACATTAACCTCATCAGGGGGACTCCGCAAGGGCTCTCCGGCTGACCGCCAAACgcctcacctcacctctcctcacACGATGGAGTACAAAGAGGACTTGTCGGCAGCGAAAGGACAGAACGGCTCGGTGCGACTGACGCCGAGCCAGACGCCGGAGCCCGTGCAAAATGCCCGTTTGACGCCACACCAACACAACGTGGATCCcggagggggaggaggcagCATGGTAATCAAGAGGAAGGAGATCTTCAGCAAGGACACTTTGTTCAAACCTCCACACAATGCCTTGTCCACAGGCTACGTGGACAGCAGCTACACCAAGTCCGGCACATTGCGGAAAGCCTCACATGCCAAATCAACAGAGGCCCTAGACAATCCTGAGCCCCAGCAGCCTTCCAATTCAGCCACTTCCTCCGCGTCACCCGCAGTTTTACAGGGCTGCTTAGAGCCAATCGTCCCCTCCGCCTCCTTTGACTATTATAATGTATCGGacgatgaggaagaggaagaggcagaggaggactCGCACAAAGAGTTGGCGACGACGGAGGACAACAAGGACCACGGGGAAGGGGGTGGGAacggcggtggcggcggcggcgttgGGGAGGGAACCATGCAGTGGCTCCTGGAGCGTGAGAAGGACCACGACCTGCAGCGGAAACTGGAGACCAATCTGACCTTACTCAGCCCCAAGGAGACGGAGAACAGCAGCAGTCAGAAGTCGGCCCACTCTGCCCGTCTGGACAGCATGGACAGCAGCAGCGTCACGGTGGACAGTGGATTCAACTCCCCCAG GACACGCGAAAGCCTTGCATCCAACACATCCAGCATCGTGGAAAGCAATAGACGGCAGAATCCGGCACTGAGCCCCGGCCACATCGGCACCAGTGGTATCGGACTGCCATTCAGCTTTCGCGCCATCCCAGAGCCCCCCACCACGCAGCCTGAGAAACTCCAGAAGTCGTCGAACTGCCTGGCCTCCATCACCAGCGTCTGA
- the stox2a gene encoding storkhead-box protein 2 isoform X2 — protein sequence MKKTRSSTVRRAWPSSELAERPPEHNLSRSEKDIRVQKQHLPPPPPPHFSPSPPSYRVPGDVSPISMSPISQSQFIPLGEILCLAISAMNSAHKPVNQEALVEHLTASFPGVPTPSSEVLRHTLNMLVRERKIYPTPEGYFIVTPQTYFITPSLIRTNNKWYHLDDRLQERQPQQQQQQQQQQQPQQCTSPPSGNVTPSTHLRERPPRKSHGDSYNSYRDEPARLHASALQSKSPKEHRGDSYQSKPPKDHGGGEPQPSTTAKEHRGEPPSYPHPPLPSPPVQQKSPPQEPADKSKSITSFAYKTDTLTKKKEGSGGSGTGEKQSKRFGLRLFRLSFKKDKMRQLATFSAQFPPEEWPLRDEEVPTTPIPREVEMEIIRRINPDLTVENVARHTAVMKRLEEERTQKNKVGSSAQHSARSRRGRGHRRAPHGKSRSHSKPRTSRGDPSEGSNWDLVFMERDYRFFSHSLVRSPREAMYTLERRRSGGATYLVHSNPNITESSCPVTPEWDVSGELAKRRTEMPFPEPSRGTCQSRVQRSHSHNQDRKSRHERSDQAKERSRSMDNSLKGLSLGAPEDFDPSLEERSHYYTDDGTLRATQKSSHYSRIMFSAAKFHSDFNVPDMGKGSLDESRIRSTIERNKSRDSLPTYNELMGLSPKPSTDEYFQCNTSNETILTAPSPQAKSEYDTLTSSGGLRKGSPADRQTPHLTSPHTMEYKEDLSAAKGQNGSVRLTPSQTPEPVQNARLTPHQHNVDPGGGGGSMVIKRKEIFSKDTLFKPPHNALSTGYVDSSYTKSGTLRKASHAKSTEALDNPEPQQPSNSATSSASPAVLQGCLEPIVPSASFDYYNVSDDEEEEEAEEDSHKELATTEDNKDHGEGGGNGGGGGGVGEGTMQWLLEREKDHDLQRKLETNLTLLSPKETENSSSQKSAHSARLDSMDSSSVTVDSGFNSPRTRESLASNTSSIVESNRRQNPALSPGHIGTSGIGLPFSFRAIPEPPTTQPEKLQKSSNCLASITSV from the exons ATGAAGAAGACCCGCAGCAGCACTGTGCGGCGGGCCTGGCCCAGCTCGGAGCTCGCCGAGCGGCCGCCGGAGCACAACCTCTCCCGGAGCGAGAAAGACATCCGTGTGCAGAAGCAGcatcttcctccccctcctcctcctcacttctctccGTCCCCGCCGAGCTATCGTGTGCCAG gtgacGTGTCTCCGATCAGTATGTCACCCATCAGCCAGTCACAGTTCATCCCGCTGGGGGAGATCTTGTGCCTGGCCATCTCTGCTATGAACTCTGCCCACAAGCCCGTCAACCAGGAGGCTCTGGTGGAGCACCTCACTGCCAGCTTCCCAG gcGTGCCTACACCCAGCTCTGAGGTTCTGCGACATACCCTGAACATGCTGGTGCGAGAGCGGAAGATCTACCCAACTCCAGAGGGCTACTTCATCGTCACTCCCCAGACCTACTTTATCACCCCCTCCCTCATCAGAACCAACAACAAGTGGTATCACCTGGACGATCGGCTGCAAGAGCGCcaaccgcagcagcagcagcagcagcagcagcagcagcaacctcAGCAGTGCACTTCGCCTCCGTCTGGCAACGTCACGCCATCCACTCACCTGAGAGAGAGGCCTCCTCGGAAGAGCCACGGTGACTCATACAACTCGTACCGCGACGAGCCCGCCAGACTTCACGCCTCTGCGCTCCAGAGTAAGTCACCGAAGGAGCACAGGGGAGATTCGTATCAAAGTAAGCCACCCAAGGACCACGGCGGCGGGGAACCTCAACCGAGCACGACGGCCAAGGAGCACCGAGGAGAACCGCCTTCgtacccccaccccccactcccctcccctcctgtccAGCAGAAATCGCCACCTCAAGAGCCAGCCGACAAGAGCAAAAGCATCACTTCTTTCGCTTATAAAACTGACACTCTGaccaaaaagaaagaaggaagtgGTGGCAGCGGAACTGGCGAGAAGCAATCCAAGAGGTTTGGACTCAGACTCTTCAGACTGAGTTTCAAGAAGGACAAAATGCGGCAGCTGGCCACCTTCTCAGCCCAGTTCCCCCCGGAGGAGTGGCCTCTTCGTGACGAGGAAGTGCCAACCACGCCCATTCCCCGCGAGGTGGAGATGGAGATTATCCGCCGAATCAACCCCGACCTAACAGTGGAGAATGTGGCAAGGCACACGGCCGTGATGAAGAGGCTGGAGGAAGAGCGTACGCAGAAGAACAAGGTGGGGTCGTCGGCCCAGCACAGTGCGCgcagcaggagagggaggggccACCGGAGGGCTCCACACGGTAAGTCCCGCTCTCATAGCAAACCCCGGACCTCTAGGGGGGACCCGTCTGAGGGTTCAAACTGGGACCTCGTGTTCATGGAAAGAGATTACCGCTTCTTCAGCCACTCGCTCGTCCGCTCGCCTCGGGAGGCCATGTACACGTTGGAGCGCAGGCGGAGTGGTGGCGCAACGTATCTGGTCCACAGCAACCCCAACATTACTGAATCGTCCTGCCCTGTTACCCCTGAGTGGGACGTGTCTGGGGAGCTGGCCAAGAGACGGACGGAGATGCCCTTCCCCGAACCGTCGCGCGGGACGTGCCAGTCCAGAGTGCAGAGAAGTCACAGTCACAATCAGGACAGGAAGTCGCGTCACGAGAGGTCCGATCAAGCTAAAGAGCGATCTCGGTCAATGGACAACTCCCTCAAGGGCCTGTCGCTGGGTGCGCCTGAAGACTTCGACCCCAGTCTGGAGGAGCGTAGTCACTACTACACTGATGATGGCACCCTGCGGGCCACACAGAAGTCCTCCCACTACTCAAGGATCATGTTCTCTGCTGCTAAGTTCCACTCTGACTTTAATGTGCCTGATATGGGGAAGGGGAGTTTGGACGAGTCAAGGATTCGGAGTACAATAGAAAGGAACAAAAGCAGAGACAGCTTGCCTACGTACAATGAGCTAATGGGACTTTCTCCTAAGCCCTCAACAGATGAGTACTTCCAGTGCAATACGTCAAACGAAACAATCCTAACTGCCCCTTCGCCTCAGGCAAAATCAGAATATGACACATTAACCTCATCAGGGGGACTCCGCAAGGGCTCTCCGGCTGACCGCCAAACgcctcacctcacctctcctcacACGATGGAGTACAAAGAGGACTTGTCGGCAGCGAAAGGACAGAACGGCTCGGTGCGACTGACGCCGAGCCAGACGCCGGAGCCCGTGCAAAATGCCCGTTTGACGCCACACCAACACAACGTGGATCCcggagggggaggaggcagCATGGTAATCAAGAGGAAGGAGATCTTCAGCAAGGACACTTTGTTCAAACCTCCACACAATGCCTTGTCCACAGGCTACGTGGACAGCAGCTACACCAAGTCCGGCACATTGCGGAAAGCCTCACATGCCAAATCAACAGAGGCCCTAGACAATCCTGAGCCCCAGCAGCCTTCCAATTCAGCCACTTCCTCCGCGTCACCCGCAGTTTTACAGGGCTGCTTAGAGCCAATCGTCCCCTCCGCCTCCTTTGACTATTATAATGTATCGGacgatgaggaagaggaagaggcagaggaggactCGCACAAAGAGTTGGCGACGACGGAGGACAACAAGGACCACGGGGAAGGGGGTGGGAacggcggtggcggcggcggcgttgGGGAGGGAACCATGCAGTGGCTCCTGGAGCGTGAGAAGGACCACGACCTGCAGCGGAAACTGGAGACCAATCTGACCTTACTCAGCCCCAAGGAGACGGAGAACAGCAGCAGTCAGAAGTCGGCCCACTCTGCCCGTCTGGACAGCATGGACAGCAGCAGCGTCACGGTGGACAGTGGATTCAACTCCCCCAG GACACGCGAAAGCCTTGCATCCAACACATCCAGCATCGTGGAAAGCAATAGACGGCAGAATCCGGCACTGAGCCCCGGCCACATCGGCACCAGTGGTATCGGACTGCCATTCAGCTTTCGCGCCATCCCAGAGCCCCCCACCACGCAGCCTGAGAAACTCCAGAAGTCGTCGAACTGCCTGGCCTCCATCACCAGCGTCTGA
- the casp3a gene encoding caspase-3a, which produces MSANGAGRAGQDSTDAKTSDGQRSEASSSAPEEVDAKAQPHSFRYSLDFPSIGQCIIINNKNFDRRTGMNQRNGTDVDAANAMKAFAKLGYKAKVYNDQTVEQLKQVLLAVSKEDHSSSASLVCVLLSHGDEGVFFGTDGSVELKYLTSLFRGDRVKSLVGKPKLFFIQACRGTDLDGGIETDSVDDGVIKIPVEADFLYAFSTAPGYYSWRNTTTGSWFMQSLCEMISKYGKELELQHIMTRVNHKVAVEFVSVSNSPGFNAKKQIPCIMSMLTKEMYFSR; this is translated from the exons ATGTCGGCGAATGGAGCAGGACGAGCGGGACAAGACTCCACGGACGCGAAGACAAGCGACGGGCAGAG GTCAGAGGCGTCCTCGTCGGCTCCGGAGGAAGTGGACGCCAAGGCCCAACCCCACAGCTTCAGATACAGCCTCGATTTCCCCAGCATCGGCCAGTgcatcatcatcaacaacaagAACTTCGATAGGAGAACAG GCATGAATCAGCGGAATGGGACAGACGTAGATGCGGCCAACGCGATGAAAGCCTTTGCCAAGTTGGGATATAAAGCGAAGGTTTACAACGACCAGACAGTCGAGCAGCTGAAGCAGGTTTTACTTGCTG TATCAAAGGAAGATCACAGCTCCTCGGCCTCGCTCGTGTGTGTCCTGCTGAGTCACGGAGACGAGGGCGTGTTCTTCGGTACCGACGGCTCAGTGGAGCTCAAGTACCTCACGTCGCTTTTCCGAGGCGACCGCGTCAAATCGCTGGTGGGAAAACCCAAACTCTTCTTCATACAG GCTTGCAGAGGCACTGATCTGGATGGAGGGATTGAAACAGACAGTGTAGACGATGGTGTGATCAAGATCCCCGTGGAAGCTGACTTCCTCTACGCCTTCTCCACAGCCCCAG GCTACTACTCGTGGAGGAACACCACGACCGGCTCCTGGTTCATGCAGTCGCTGTGCGAAATGATCAGCAAGTACGGAAAGGAGTTGGAGCTCCAGCACATCATGACACGAGTGAACCACAAGGTGGCAGTAGAGTTTGTGTCCGTCTCCAATTCACCAGGTTTTAATGCAAAGAAACAGATCCCGTGCATCATGTCAATGCTGACGAAAGAGATGTATTTTTCCCGCTGA